In a single window of the Arachis hypogaea cultivar Tifrunner chromosome 6, arahy.Tifrunner.gnm2.J5K5, whole genome shotgun sequence genome:
- the LOC140173727 gene encoding uncharacterized protein: MKTFYNDHICPRKSKNRAANRKWLAGKLVKKLRKYLNLKHGEAATYFKRRCDLDLNKSSLTRALTDARNVVYGDVAAQYLRLRDYAETLLKSNPGSTIKIGVSPQLDSDPIFEKIYVCLDGCKKGFKAGCRPLIGLDGAFLKTQFGGQILSAVGQDANNHVYIIAWAIVEIENKENWRWFLELLVDDVGEPNHGWCIMSDMQKGLIPAVREVMPMAHHRFCVWHLWRNFNKKWKESELRGLLWECARKTTRHGFQQKLERIRNRSEEAWAYFDKWPKESWTKAFFRHDPKIDNITNNACEVFNSRIKEYRAKPIITLLEEVRMFAMRSIAKNKVKLANYIGMPCVHACAALSRVNKDPEDFCHKWLTMDSYKATYLHSLNPIPGEALWEKSVYLKPLAPKVKRKPETLTKKEEKMLMRNLQEFTCTYCGTKGHTKRSCSHRKTDDEAIAEATAAAEAAAVANTGEAAAVANTGDAVDVGADGHNGNTASNDGHVANDIGNDADNNANNDTAASEVEITQPSYSQPLINEVVAPLVPIQPTRPNKLPPKRRSQHSTAANMDPM; the protein is encoded by the exons ATGAAGACATTTTATAATGATCATATATGTCCCAGAAAGAGCAAAAACAGAGCTGCAAATAGAAAATGGCTTGCAGGAAAATTAGTCAAGAAGCTTAGGAAGTATCTAAACCTGAAGCATGGAGAGGCAGCAACATATTTCAAGAGAAGATGTGACTTGGATTTGAACAAATCATCCTTGACTAGAGCCCTTACAGATGCACGGAATGTTGTATATGGTGATGTGGCTGCACAGTATTTAAGGTTGAGGGATTATGCGGAGACCCTTCTTAAGAGTAATCCTGGATCCACCATTAAGATCGGTGTTAGTCCTCAACTGGATTcagatcctatttttgaaaaaatatatgtttGCCTTGACGGATGCAAGAAGGGATTCAAGGCTGGGTGTCGACCATTAATCGGCCTAGATGGAGCATTCTTGAAGACACAGTTTGGAGGACAAATCCTCTCTGCAGTTGGCCAGGATGCTAACAACCATGTCTACATCATTGCTTGGGCCATAGTGGAGATAGAGAACAAAGAGAACTGGAGGTGGTTTTTAGAGCTACTGGTTGATGATGTTGGTGAACCAAATCATGGATGGTGCATAATGTCAGACATGCAGAAG GGGCTTATACCAGCAGTACGGGAGGTTATGCCGATGGCCCACCATAGGTTCTGTGTCTGGCACTTATGGCGAAACTTTAATAAGAAATGGAAGGAGTCGGAACTTAGGGGTCTTTTATGGGAGTGTGCTAGAAAAACTACAAGGCATGGCTTTCAACAGAAACTGGAAAGGATTCGGAATCGAAGTGAAGAAGCTTGGGCTTACTTTGACAAATGGCCTAAGGAATCATGGACCAAGGCATTCTTTAGGCATGACCCAAAAATAGATAACATCACAAATAATGCATGTGAGGTTTTTAACTCTAGGATTAAGGAGTATCGGGCAAAACCAATTATAACACTTTTGGAGGAGGTTAGGATGTTTGCAATGAGATCAATTGCAAAGAACAAAGTGAAATTAGCCAATTACATAG GTATGCCATGTGTTCACGCATGTGCTGCACTATCACGGGTAAACAAAGATCCTGAAGACTTTTGTCACAAATGGTTGACTATGGATTCTTATAAGGCTACATACTTGCACTCATTGAATCCAATTCCAGGAGAAGCATTATGGGAAAAATCTGTATACCTTAAGCCTCTGGCTCCTAAAGTAAAGAGAAAGCCAGAAACtttgacaaagaaagaagaaaagatgctGATGAGGAACCTTCaggaa TTCACTTGTACCTATTGTGGGACAAAAGGCCATACTAAAAGAAGTTGCAGTCATAGAAAGACTGACGATGAAGCCATTGCTGAAGCTACTGCAGCTGCTGAAGCTGCTGCTGTTGCAAATACTGGTGAAGCTGCTGCTGTTGCAAATACTGGTGATGCTGTCGATGTTGGTGCTGATGGGCATAATGGGAATACTGCTAGCAATGATGGACATGTTGCTAATGATATTGGAAATGATGCTGATAACAATGCTAATAATGATACTGCAGCTTCAGAGGTTGAAATCACACAACCCAGTTATTCACAACCATTGATTAATGAAGTG GttgctccacttgttccaatTCAACCTACAAGGCCAAACAAGTTGCCCCCAAAGAGAAGATCTCAACACTCAACTGCTGCAAATATGGATCCAATGTAG
- the LOC112697133 gene encoding uncharacterized protein, protein MSNYQRIPQESYPPPGYGTPYPAPQGYSPPGYPTAPPQPPSYHAYPPPPPQPPAGYAAYPPQPPPQYQGYQGYFNDGYPPQPQYQCEHHHHHHHNDTGFLQGCLAALCCCCLVEEIF, encoded by the exons atgagcAATTACCAGAGAATTCCCCAAGAATCATACCCTCCCCCTG GGTACGGAACTCCTTATCCTGCGCCACAAGGGTACTCGCCGCCCGGATACCCTACAGCACCCCCGCAGCCACCGTCGTACCACGCCTACCCTCCGCCTCCACCCCAACCCCCTGCTGGCTACGCGGCGTATCCTCCACAACCGCCCCCACAATACCAAGGGTACCAAGGGTATTTCAATGACGGTTATCCTCCTCAGCCCCAATATCAATGcgagcatcatcatcatcatcaccacaaTGATACCGGTTTTCTTCAAGGCTG CTTGGCAGCACTTTGCTGCTGTTGTTTGGTGGAGGAGATTTTTTGA